A window of Vigna radiata var. radiata cultivar VC1973A unplaced genomic scaffold, Vradiata_ver6 scaffold_187, whole genome shotgun sequence contains these coding sequences:
- the LOC106778808 gene encoding VQ motif-containing protein 9 — MDHKNYESSSISSTSMRDQYLKQLNKLSHNISKPNVKKPTFDSLPDSQPQVYNISKNDFRDMVQKLTGSPGHSHQPKPLATSRLHRLRPPPLPQVLSHRPPPHPVAAAPPSPLPPFPSVHAESPVSAYMRFLRNSMPSSSSQSEFQIPASPVSFGCLNSVSFVPLSPTMPVSSRDP; from the coding sequence atggatcACAAAAACTATGAATCATCATCAATTTCTTCAACTTCTATGAGAGATCAGTATCTGAAACAACTCAACAAGCTTTCACATAACATTTCCAAACCCAACGTTAAGAAACCCACCTTCGATTCTCTCCCCGATTCTCAGCCACAGGTGTACAACATCAGCAAGAACGATTTCAGGGACATGGTCCAAAAGCTTACCGGTTCGCCCGGTCACAGCCACCAACCCAAACCGCTTGCAACCTCTCGCCTCCACCGCCTCCGCCCGCCGCCGCTTCCGCAAGTTCTCAGCCACCGTCCGCCGCCTCACCCCGTCGCCGCAGCGCCTCCCTCGCCTCTACCGCCGTTTCCCAGTGTCCACGCGGAGTCCCCTGTCTCGGCGTACATGCGGTTTCTGCGGAACTCGATGCCGTCGTCTTCTTCGCAGTCGGAGTTTCAGATACCGGCTTCGCCGGTAAGTTTCGGATGCTTGAATTCGGTTTCCTTTGTTCCTCTGTCACCGACTATGCCGGTTTCCAGCAGAGATCCTTGA